The DNA region TTTCCCGTCGGTTGGAAGGAAGCGAAGCAAAGATGAGGGAACAGTTGTTGTGGATGATGTTGACCGGTGTGGTGGCCGGGAGATGGATTCCGCCGCTGGCACTGTGGGTGCTTGCCCGGCGGAAAGACGGTTCGGCCGCGGGATTTTCCCGGTGCATGAATGATTGTCCTCTCCGGTTCAAAGGGTGGACCCGGGATTTGTGTCCGGCTTGTTCCAGGGAATTGAATCGCCTTCGTTGGGGAATGACACTCGGTTTGCTTTCATTGACGAACGTGTTGGGGGCGTCGGTCGGGGATCCGTGGGAAAGCTGGTTCCGTCTGCTTCTCGTATGGGTGTTGTGCGTGCTGGTTTTGACCGATGCTTGGGCGATGCTCATCCCGAACGTCGTCACCGTGCCGGCGCTCTTCCTTTTTGCCGCGGTGCGGGCGGTGCTGTCGCCGGAAACGTTTCTCTCCGCCGTCGGGGCGGCGGCGGGTGTGTGGGGAGTCTGCCATCTCATCCAAATCACCGGGGGCGGATTGGGCGGAGGGGACGGAAAGTTGTTGGCTCTGTCCGCGACCGTCATCGGTTGGCCCCACATCCTGTTCGCATTTTGGCTGGGATCGGTCTGTGCGCTTCTCTACCTGTTTTTGTGTCGTTTGGCCGGAAAAAAAGGGGGGTTGAAAGAACCCTTGCCTTTCGCTCCCCATCTGGCCGCCGGTGTGGTGACGGTGATGATCTGGTCCTCCGCCGTGGAACGGTGGTGGTCGACCTGGCTGACCGGAGGGATTTCGTAAGCGGTTTGTCCTCACTCTTGAGCTGATTCAATTTGTTCCGTCCCCTGTTCTATCTCTTGCATCGGATCATAAGCTATATTAGAAGATTTCAGGGGGCGGTTATCATGATGGAACCTCACAAGATGAGCCAGGCGTCCGTCAAAGAGTCCGTCCGGGTGAATGTCCGGGCCAAGGGGATGAACGGCACCGTCCCCGGCGGATCCGGCCTGGTTGTACGGACCGTGAAAAAAGTGGCCAAACCGGGTCCCTCGATCGGACCCGTGACTTTGCGCAAAGAGGACAAGCCCGGGGACGAAAAGAGGATCACGGACCGGGCGATAAACCCGGCCCGTTCCGAGCCGGAGCAAATCCGTGATGACAAGCTTCGGAAAACCCCCGCCATGTGGCTGGAACCGGAAAAGTTGTTCAAGGGAGCGCGCAATGTGATCGAGTGGGGTTCTCCCTCAAACCCATTCAGAACAAAAAGCGGGTCCCTGCGTCCCGTCTCTTCCCGCGTGCTCCAGGTGATCTTTTCCATCTTGG from Staphylospora marina includes:
- a CDS encoding prepilin peptidase produces the protein MREQLLWMMLTGVVAGRWIPPLALWVLARRKDGSAAGFSRCMNDCPLRFKGWTRDLCPACSRELNRLRWGMTLGLLSLTNVLGASVGDPWESWFRLLLVWVLCVLVLTDAWAMLIPNVVTVPALFLFAAVRAVLSPETFLSAVGAAAGVWGVCHLIQITGGGLGGGDGKLLALSATVIGWPHILFAFWLGSVCALLYLFLCRLAGKKGGLKEPLPFAPHLAAGVVTVMIWSSAVERWWSTWLTGGIS